A genome region from Candidatus Eisenbacteria bacterium includes the following:
- a CDS encoding sugar ABC transporter permease, with protein MNARAFRSTVLHLLLIAVTLATIYPILQVVTISLRPGDRLYSTSLAIIPEGATLDAYRIILFEKPFLLWMRNSLLVTIAVTVLGVTLASTAGYAFSRFRFPGRGVGMLSFLVTQMFPATMLLLPLYILLGRIGLVDTLSGLVVAYVATALPFCVWTMKGYYDSIPVELEEAAMVDGTSRVGAFVKVTLPLSAPALMITALFSFISAWSEFMVARVIIQSHELNTLPLGLESLAGTFQTEWANYSAGAILVCVPVVALFLALNRYLVSGLTLGGVKG; from the coding sequence ATGAACGCGCGCGCCTTCCGATCCACCGTGCTTCACCTGCTTCTGATCGCCGTCACCCTCGCCACGATCTATCCGATCCTTCAGGTGGTCACCATCTCCCTCCGGCCGGGAGATCGGCTTTACTCGACATCCCTCGCGATCATTCCCGAAGGGGCGACGCTGGACGCCTATCGGATCATTCTCTTCGAGAAGCCGTTCCTTCTGTGGATGCGCAACTCCCTCTTGGTGACGATCGCGGTGACCGTGCTCGGCGTGACCCTCGCCTCGACGGCGGGGTACGCCTTTTCCCGGTTCCGTTTCCCCGGGCGGGGTGTGGGGATGCTCTCCTTCCTGGTGACGCAGATGTTCCCCGCCACCATGCTTCTCCTCCCTCTCTACATCCTGCTCGGGCGGATCGGTCTCGTCGACACCCTGTCCGGCCTGGTGGTCGCCTACGTGGCGACGGCGCTCCCCTTCTGCGTATGGACCATGAAGGGATACTACGACTCGATCCCCGTGGAGCTGGAGGAGGCGGCGATGGTGGACGGCACGTCCCGGGTGGGCGCTTTCGTCAAGGTCACCCTCCCCCTCTCCGCCCCGGCTCTCATGATCACCGCGCTCTTCAGCTTCATCTCCGCCTGGTCCGAGTTCATGGTCGCGCGCGTCATCATCCAGTCCCACGAACTCAACACGCTCCCCCTCGGCCTGGAATCGCTGGCGGGGACCTTCCAAACCGAGTGGGCCAACTATTCCGCCGGGGCGATCCTGGTCTGCGTCCCCGTGGTGGCGCTCTTCCTCGCCCTGAACCGGTATCTGGTGTCGGGGCTCACCCTGGGTGGCGTGAAGGGTTAA
- a CDS encoding sugar ABC transporter permease, whose translation MLLVVLYPFLYNVVIAFSNMSLGHLRDASFIGFDHFRTIFTEPEILRIFLKTVVWTGVNVIAHLTLGIGLAILLNQEIRGRAWFRALLILPWAMPQYITALTWKGMFNYEFGAVNLILRNLHLPPVPWLSNAYWAFAAPIIANIWLGFPFMMVIALGGLQSIPRELYEAADIDGAGWWFRLRRITLPLLKPVLVPAAVLGTIWTFNNLNVIWLVTNQGEPADKTHILVTYVYKAAFHYYRYGYAAAFSLVIFLILLAFVVYFLRVTREKEGAA comes from the coding sequence ATGCTGCTGGTGGTGCTCTATCCCTTCCTGTACAACGTCGTCATCGCCTTCTCGAACATGAGCCTCGGCCATCTGCGGGATGCGAGCTTTATCGGGTTCGATCACTTCCGGACCATCTTCACCGAACCGGAGATCCTCCGGATCTTCCTGAAGACGGTGGTGTGGACCGGTGTGAACGTGATCGCCCACCTTACACTCGGCATCGGGCTCGCGATCCTGCTGAACCAGGAGATCCGCGGGCGCGCCTGGTTCCGGGCGCTGCTGATCCTCCCCTGGGCGATGCCCCAGTACATCACCGCGCTGACCTGGAAGGGGATGTTCAACTACGAGTTCGGCGCCGTGAACCTGATTCTGCGGAACCTCCACCTCCCGCCGGTCCCCTGGCTCTCGAACGCCTACTGGGCTTTCGCGGCGCCGATCATCGCCAATATCTGGCTCGGTTTCCCCTTCATGATGGTGATCGCCCTCGGCGGGCTCCAGTCGATCCCGCGTGAGCTGTACGAGGCGGCGGACATCGACGGCGCCGGATGGTGGTTCCGGCTCCGGCGCATCACCCTGCCGCTGCTGAAACCGGTGCTCGTGCCGGCGGCGGTGCTCGGGACGATTTGGACCTTCAACAACCTGAACGTGATCTGGCTGGTGACCAACCAGGGCGAGCCGGCGGACAAGACGCACATCCTGGTCACCTATGTCTACAAGGCGGCGTTCCACTACTACCGCTACGGCTACGCCGCCGCCTTCTCGCTGGTGATCTTCCTCATTCTTCTCGCCTTCGTGGTGTATTTCCTGCGCGTCACGAGGGAGAAGGAGGGGGCGGCATGA
- a CDS encoding Rdx family protein, protein MAARIREETGIEPELIAGAGGIFDIHAGGAEIYAKSKTGVFPDDEEVVRKIKKAIG, encoded by the coding sequence CTGGCGGCGCGGATCCGCGAGGAAACGGGGATCGAGCCGGAGCTGATCGCCGGAGCGGGCGGGATCTTCGACATCCACGCCGGCGGCGCGGAGATCTACGCCAAATCGAAAACGGGCGTCTTCCCGGACGACGAAGAGGTGGTCCGCAAAATCAAAAAGGCGATCGGGTAA
- a CDS encoding matrixin family metalloprotease: MKSRYAVYTGWILAGASLLFLPFLFAGHFSGSPDRVSESPLTIQDLFESKDPFDSIVRSVTVAGLAQLGVEEYELPGVNVCLHPDTPRDQAEEILRNLPTWIEPDGTRKVDYYLNGSRWSYTATDGATGTTGDPITLTWGFVPDGTIVDGSPSTLQAVFTAYMGSTNWMNKIRNAFERWDAAIGITYVEVSDDGAVFPGSPGVLGTRGDVRISGRSIDGPGNVLAYDYYPNTGDMLFDTDDVSYLLNPLGNYGTLKNVCMHEHGHGMGLGHVTPEDCTKLMEAYACGTTFIGPQDDDIRGGMRYYGDPYENNDVMADATDLGTITDTLITENLSIDRGTDLDWFSFQMGGAVTIQMDPIGSTYLLGYQYGPDPTPISTDSISDPDFCLYDSTGVLLDSVYAEGMGATEELYQYSLPYSGKFLLKTFRKGGSGSNIQRYTLTIIQDVDVDVQIADGDLPARAEMDLTVRPNPFNPSTTVRFNAAAPGPYNVDVYDVSGRLARRISGTASSSGVVEVRWDGRDDRGNEVASGVYLMRASLDGRSETTRAILVR, encoded by the coding sequence ATGAAGTCTCGCTATGCCGTTTACACAGGATGGATTCTCGCCGGCGCCTCGCTCCTTTTTCTTCCCTTTCTTTTCGCCGGTCATTTTTCGGGGAGCCCGGATCGCGTGAGTGAATCGCCTCTCACGATCCAGGATCTTTTCGAGTCGAAAGACCCCTTCGATTCCATCGTGCGGAGCGTTACCGTCGCCGGTCTCGCCCAGCTGGGAGTCGAGGAGTATGAACTCCCCGGCGTAAACGTCTGTCTACATCCCGACACGCCGCGGGATCAGGCGGAAGAGATTTTGCGGAACCTTCCGACATGGATCGAGCCGGACGGCACCCGCAAGGTCGATTATTACCTGAACGGTTCCCGCTGGTCGTACACGGCCACCGACGGCGCCACCGGCACCACCGGCGATCCGATCACCTTGACCTGGGGCTTCGTCCCGGACGGTACGATCGTTGACGGTTCCCCCAGCACGCTCCAGGCCGTTTTCACTGCATACATGGGCAGCACCAACTGGATGAACAAGATTCGAAACGCCTTCGAGCGGTGGGACGCCGCCATCGGCATCACCTATGTCGAGGTGAGCGACGACGGCGCGGTCTTCCCCGGTTCGCCGGGCGTGCTCGGCACCCGTGGCGACGTGCGAATCAGCGGTCGCTCCATCGACGGTCCGGGTAATGTTCTCGCCTACGATTACTACCCGAACACCGGTGATATGCTTTTCGACACCGACGACGTCAGTTATCTTCTGAATCCTCTCGGCAACTACGGGACCCTCAAGAACGTCTGCATGCACGAGCACGGCCACGGCATGGGACTCGGCCATGTCACCCCCGAGGACTGCACCAAGCTGATGGAAGCCTACGCTTGCGGCACCACCTTCATCGGTCCCCAAGACGATGACATCCGGGGCGGCATGCGGTACTACGGCGATCCCTACGAGAACAACGACGTGATGGCGGACGCCACCGATCTCGGAACGATCACCGACACGCTGATCACCGAGAACCTCTCCATCGATCGCGGCACCGATCTGGACTGGTTCTCCTTCCAGATGGGCGGCGCCGTGACCATCCAGATGGATCCGATCGGTTCGACCTATCTGCTCGGCTATCAGTACGGCCCCGACCCGACGCCCATCTCCACCGACTCCATCAGCGATCCGGACTTCTGCCTCTACGACAGCACCGGAGTTCTCCTGGACAGCGTTTACGCGGAGGGCATGGGAGCGACGGAAGAACTGTACCAATACAGTCTCCCCTACTCCGGCAAGTTTCTCCTGAAGACCTTCCGGAAGGGCGGATCGGGAAGCAACATCCAGCGCTATACCCTGACGATCATCCAGGACGTGGACGTGGATGTGCAGATCGCCGACGGCGATCTTCCCGCCCGGGCGGAGATGGATCTCACCGTGCGTCCCAATCCGTTCAACCCGAGCACGACGGTGCGTTTTAACGCCGCCGCGCCCGGCCCCTACAACGTGGATGTTTACGATGTCTCCGGGCGGCTCGCCCGCCGGATCAGCGGAACCGCCTCCTCCTCCGGAGTCGTGGAGGTTCGTTGGGACGGCCGGGATGACCGCGGGAACGAAGTCGCCAGCGGCGTCTATCTGATGCGGGCCTCCCTGGACGGACGCAGCGAGACGACCCGGGCGATCCTGGTCCGTTAG
- a CDS encoding sulfatase has protein sequence MRRGIIILCLIAGAALVVFLLARGIGRPALPNIVLVTLDTTRADHLGCYGYFRDTSPNLDAFADKSILFENAISPMSHTLPTHCSILTGTYPVEHGIVTNNKEGDFVFRSTERMRSLAELCRDQGYQTAAFVSGTSLKRYTGIDVGFDLFDQPETRQREGRRTVDRALEWLGETETGPFLLWVHFFDPHGPYTPLAPFTDYFRSEKNLERYLEERGVPKTIENPDGSIYDLARVNNNYDGEIRYMDFHFGRLIDALRGRPDWDDTAILVVGDHGEGMGQHDMINHGRSWDEQVRAPMMMRAPGIAPRRVPGLVSVVDAVPTLIGLLDLDEGPLFGRFLAQATGEDALRDSGRTGPVLSLDVAKKGRRHRTTLTFDRWKYHRLEDREWTGARHELYDLMNDPHELRNIAGERQDLIPEMERTLLEMLERQRVRGESLRAGAEEVEAVVDSVLAEELRALGYVD, from the coding sequence GTGCGTCGTGGAATCATCATTCTTTGCCTGATCGCGGGAGCCGCTCTTGTCGTCTTTCTCCTGGCGCGCGGTATCGGCCGGCCCGCTCTTCCGAACATCGTCCTCGTCACCCTGGACACCACGCGGGCGGACCACCTCGGCTGCTACGGCTACTTCCGGGACACCAGCCCGAACCTGGACGCCTTCGCCGACAAGAGCATTCTTTTCGAGAACGCCATCTCCCCCATGTCCCACACCCTGCCGACGCACTGTTCGATCCTGACGGGGACGTATCCGGTCGAGCACGGCATCGTCACCAACAACAAAGAGGGGGACTTCGTCTTCCGCTCGACGGAGAGAATGCGGTCCCTCGCCGAACTCTGCCGCGACCAAGGATACCAAACCGCGGCTTTCGTCAGTGGAACCTCGCTGAAACGTTACACCGGAATCGATGTGGGCTTCGATCTGTTCGACCAGCCGGAAACGCGGCAAAGGGAAGGGAGACGGACCGTTGACAGGGCGTTGGAGTGGCTCGGGGAGACGGAGACCGGCCCATTCCTTCTTTGGGTCCACTTCTTCGATCCCCACGGACCTTACACCCCGCTAGCACCCTTCACCGACTACTTCCGGTCCGAGAAAAATCTGGAGCGTTATCTCGAAGAGCGGGGTGTCCCGAAAACCATAGAGAACCCCGACGGGAGCATTTATGATCTGGCCCGCGTCAACAACAATTACGATGGCGAAATCCGATACATGGACTTTCACTTCGGACGATTAATCGACGCCCTGCGCGGCCGGCCGGACTGGGACGATACGGCGATCCTCGTCGTCGGAGATCACGGGGAGGGAATGGGACAGCACGACATGATCAACCACGGCCGGAGCTGGGACGAACAGGTTCGCGCTCCGATGATGATGCGGGCACCGGGCATCGCCCCGCGGCGGGTACCCGGGCTCGTCTCTGTGGTGGACGCGGTGCCGACGTTGATCGGCCTACTCGATCTCGACGAGGGGCCTCTCTTCGGCCGGTTCCTGGCACAGGCGACCGGCGAGGACGCCTTGCGCGATTCGGGCCGAACCGGACCGGTCCTCAGCCTGGATGTCGCGAAAAAGGGACGGCGGCACAGGACCACCCTCACATTCGACCGTTGGAAGTACCACAGGTTGGAAGACCGGGAATGGACGGGCGCGCGGCACGAACTGTACGACCTGATGAACGATCCCCATGAACTCCGTAACATCGCCGGGGAACGGCAGGATCTGATTCCGGAAATGGAAAGGACCCTCCTGGAGATGCTGGAGCGCCAGCGGGTCCGGGGCGAGAGCCTTCGGGCCGGTGCGGAAGAGGTGGAGGCAGTGGTGGATTCGGTTCTGGCGGAGGAGCTCCGGGCACTCGGATACGTCGATTAA
- a CDS encoding glyceraldehyde-3-phosphate dehydrogenase: protein MRVEGPKILGINSLGRIGKLTLWHHAGRRYFDKIVVNQGRDVGKDLEAFCQTIEKDSTYGRVHHFLNGCSAEPCVRIEDREKDLLTVNGVPVQVLRRERNPKEIPWREHGARIVVDCTGQFSDPTRPEEHGKGSLRGHLVGGAEKVMNSADFKPKERGTKMPEDAVVLIFGVNHEEYDPARHNLVSAASCTTTALAHMMKTVIDAFSIDTILTASMSTIHAATNTQSVLDNVPKTGAKDLRKSRSILNNIILTSTNAAAALEKVIPVIREIGFMADSVRIPTSTASLIILNLTFRSRLDENGEPELNRAKLLDLYEKAAERQQKGLLKVSHEQNVSTDMIGENAAVVIEGFETHTRTGFVFIDLEGLPGMTPELLARFPEKVVRQPVTHAKIFGWYDNEYGSYTNRLGDLTVYVADRMD, encoded by the coding sequence ATTCGGGTGGAAGGACCGAAAATCCTGGGAATCAACTCGTTGGGTCGCATCGGCAAGTTGACGCTCTGGCACCACGCGGGGCGCCGGTACTTCGACAAGATCGTGGTCAACCAGGGGAGGGATGTAGGAAAAGACCTGGAGGCGTTCTGCCAGACGATCGAGAAGGACTCGACATACGGACGGGTCCATCATTTCCTGAACGGGTGCTCCGCGGAGCCCTGCGTGCGGATCGAGGACCGGGAAAAGGACCTCCTCACGGTGAACGGGGTTCCGGTGCAGGTCCTTCGGAGGGAAAGGAATCCCAAGGAGATCCCCTGGCGGGAGCACGGGGCGCGGATCGTGGTGGATTGTACCGGGCAGTTCAGCGATCCGACTCGGCCGGAGGAGCACGGGAAGGGGTCGCTCCGGGGGCACCTGGTCGGCGGCGCCGAGAAGGTGATGAACAGCGCCGACTTCAAACCGAAGGAACGGGGAACGAAGATGCCGGAGGACGCGGTGGTTCTGATCTTCGGCGTGAACCACGAGGAGTACGACCCGGCGCGGCACAATCTGGTGTCGGCCGCCTCCTGCACCACCACCGCCCTGGCGCACATGATGAAAACGGTGATCGACGCCTTCTCCATCGACACGATCCTGACGGCGAGCATGTCGACGATTCACGCCGCGACGAACACGCAGAGCGTTTTGGATAACGTGCCCAAGACGGGCGCCAAGGACCTGCGCAAGAGCCGGAGCATTCTGAACAACATCATCCTCACCTCCACCAACGCGGCGGCGGCGCTGGAGAAGGTGATCCCGGTGATCCGCGAGATCGGGTTCATGGCGGACTCGGTGCGGATCCCGACGAGCACCGCTTCGCTGATCATCCTGAACCTGACCTTCCGGTCGCGCCTGGACGAAAACGGCGAGCCGGAACTGAATCGGGCGAAGCTGCTCGATCTGTACGAGAAAGCGGCGGAGCGCCAGCAGAAGGGGCTCCTGAAGGTCTCGCACGAGCAGAACGTGAGCACCGACATGATCGGCGAGAACGCGGCGGTGGTGATCGAGGGATTCGAGACGCACACGAGGACCGGTTTCGTCTTTATCGACCTGGAGGGGCTGCCGGGGATGACGCCGGAGCTTCTCGCGCGTTTCCCGGAGAAGGTGGTCCGCCAGCCGGTCACGCACGCCAAGATCTTCGGCTGGTACGACAATGAGTACGGGAGCTACACCAATCGTCTGGGCGACCTGACGGTGTATGTGGCGGACCGGATGGATTAG
- a CDS encoding T9SS type A sorting domain-containing protein produces MRHLFTSLAVVLLLTGLWCGIASAEGFGSPTMDGQLDGVYGAAEASDPTGDGNGNANMDLIDLHVCNDNNFWYFYFSINANISSTNWGKYRLYIDTTNDTAGATSDHWPRNVVVNDTHKPEYGLATWVDNAPYGPEDTQFWAWDQGTEAWTQYGSLDGAALNASTVSGIEWKIARSRIGDPDTIWVEVWSTGGTDGDNAQDTSNDPAGDWDAVDWSSQADLDVSTMVVVATGGDTTPPTVESATIVESERAELLVSFSEPLDPTTAETAGNYDVTGVNVTGAALQTDSSKVLLTLDADMGLGSCIAVEATNVEDVAGNPIVENGTTNVYDFYLTELTFRAQMRLYLRNNSAAPDPDTVAIEGGVAPLTWNPLCDDLLTGPDGDSVFTGTFVFQNTCTAGVTDTTTMEYKFTHQCVNWESSSNHVYTLNGEKAQDTLNIWWNDEAPVDFTDKPIDVIFFLRPNKDMEWDRVVDSLAINGSESPLNWDTEPPTNLLLDDGALPDSLADDEVFSYRITFPTGTRKSVYFKYLWKSETDTTYNYECFNQSNRDVFLNDTLYSEANPIVLPVHVWNCCQTAVDDGAPTIPARVELRPNVPNPFNPTTEIAFSLPAATSVELAIYDVAGRMVRQLLKGEMPAGPSAVSWNGKDDSGRSVSSGVYFYRLRAAGADETRKMVLIR; encoded by the coding sequence ATGCGCCATCTGTTCACTTCTCTCGCGGTGGTTCTCCTGCTGACCGGTTTGTGGTGCGGCATCGCGTCGGCCGAAGGGTTCGGCTCGCCCACCATGGACGGCCAGCTCGACGGGGTCTACGGCGCCGCCGAGGCGAGCGATCCCACCGGGGACGGCAACGGCAACGCCAACATGGACCTGATCGATCTGCACGTCTGCAACGATAACAACTTCTGGTACTTCTACTTCTCCATCAACGCCAACATCTCCTCGACGAACTGGGGGAAGTACCGCCTCTACATCGACACCACCAACGACACCGCCGGCGCCACCTCCGACCATTGGCCCCGGAACGTCGTTGTGAACGACACGCACAAGCCGGAGTACGGCCTCGCCACCTGGGTCGATAACGCCCCCTACGGGCCCGAAGACACCCAGTTCTGGGCTTGGGACCAGGGAACGGAAGCGTGGACCCAGTACGGCTCGCTGGACGGCGCGGCGCTGAACGCGTCGACCGTATCCGGAATCGAGTGGAAGATCGCCCGGAGCCGGATCGGCGATCCCGACACGATCTGGGTGGAGGTTTGGTCGACCGGCGGTACCGACGGCGACAACGCCCAGGACACCTCCAACGATCCGGCGGGCGACTGGGACGCCGTCGACTGGTCCAGCCAGGCGGACCTGGACGTCTCGACCATGGTCGTCGTCGCGACCGGCGGCGACACCACGCCGCCGACTGTGGAAAGCGCCACGATCGTCGAGAGCGAGAGGGCCGAGCTTCTGGTCTCCTTCAGCGAGCCCCTCGACCCGACCACCGCGGAGACGGCGGGGAACTACGACGTGACCGGCGTGAACGTGACCGGCGCGGCGCTTCAGACCGACTCCTCCAAAGTGCTCCTCACCCTCGACGCCGACATGGGCCTCGGTTCCTGCATCGCCGTGGAAGCGACGAACGTGGAGGACGTGGCGGGCAACCCGATCGTGGAGAACGGGACCACCAACGTTTACGACTTCTACCTGACCGAACTCACCTTCCGCGCCCAGATGCGGCTCTATCTGCGGAACAACTCCGCGGCGCCCGACCCGGACACGGTAGCCATCGAGGGCGGCGTGGCGCCCCTCACCTGGAATCCTCTGTGCGACGACCTGCTCACCGGCCCGGACGGCGACTCGGTCTTCACCGGCACCTTCGTCTTCCAGAACACCTGCACCGCAGGCGTGACCGACACGACCACGATGGAGTACAAGTTCACCCATCAGTGCGTGAACTGGGAGAGCTCCAGCAACCACGTCTACACCCTGAACGGCGAGAAGGCGCAGGACACGCTGAACATCTGGTGGAACGACGAGGCGCCCGTGGACTTCACCGACAAGCCGATCGACGTGATCTTCTTCCTCCGCCCGAACAAGGACATGGAGTGGGATCGCGTCGTGGACTCGCTCGCCATCAACGGGAGCGAGAGCCCGCTCAACTGGGACACCGAGCCGCCGACCAACCTGCTGCTGGACGACGGCGCGCTTCCCGACTCCCTCGCCGACGACGAGGTGTTCAGCTACAGGATCACCTTCCCGACGGGGACGCGGAAGAGCGTCTACTTCAAGTACCTCTGGAAGAGCGAAACCGACACGACCTACAATTACGAGTGCTTCAACCAGAGCAACCGGGACGTCTTCCTGAACGACACCCTTTACTCCGAGGCGAACCCGATCGTCCTTCCGGTTCATGTGTGGAACTGCTGCCAAACCGCCGTGGACGATGGCGCGCCGACGATCCCGGCCCGCGTGGAGCTCCGGCCGAACGTGCCGAACCCCTTCAACCCGACCACGGAAATCGCCTTCAGCCTTCCCGCCGCGACTTCCGTCGAGTTGGCGATTTATGATGTCGCCGGCCGGATGGTCCGGCAGCTCCTGAAGGGTGAGATGCCCGCCGGACCGAGCGCCGTTTCCTGGAACGGGAAGGACGATTCGGGACGGAGCGTCTCCAGCGGCGTCTACTTCTACCGTCTCCGCGCCGCCGGCGCCGACGAGACACGCAAGATGGTTCTGATCCGGTAA
- the ugpC gene encoding sn-glycerol-3-phosphate ABC transporter ATP-binding protein UgpC: MAGVVLRNLVKSYGKGKPVLKNVNLEIGDREFMVLVGPSGCGKSTVLRVISGLEDVDGGEVRIDDRLVNGVPPRERDVAMVFQNYALYPHMTVYENIAFGLRVRGFGRDEIDKLVREAAEVLNLSPFLAKLPKQLSGGERQRVALGRAIVRKPKVFLFDEPLSNLDAKLRVQMRAEISALHRRLRITTVYVTHDQVEAMTMGERITVIRSGEIQQVARPLDLYRQPANRFVAEFIGSPPMNILPVLWDGESMTVAGVKIDLRGERLGLPEELRGKGVLLGVRPEKVEVFAGGGGVPAQIDLVEPMGGESNIYLRVEGKRVIARIEGDTPLRAGEEASIRFPVSEAHFFHGETGVRIGRSGESETIAAPAAPPPPPEEETRRRAPAAPSEGPPRRKRVALWWAIGVTAVLAVLLGFYFGGRSGGGRSAAGPGEAVEITIWQMMDPPEKALFEELVYEFTRAHPNWTISQTHFAPDNLRTQFLTSALGGGGPEIIYGPSDQVGPLSTAETILPIDEVFSDEFLGQFIPLAFDTLNGHVWQLPARVGNHLTLLYNREMLAEPPATLRDLVRVARELTIDTNGDGAPDRYGLVFNIKEPFWLVPFLGAWGGWVMDREYRPTLDTPAMVGALRFLQEMRRGKKIMPEDCNYEVAHTLFQEKKAAMLINGPWSWRGYEEAGVDFGLAPIPKNDETGYWPSPMISSVGYSVNANVKPEKLERVKELLDYLTSPEVQIRYVERLWTIPTRKAALEDPKVQSHPRVADSWEQYRHGRRMPVVTEMRAIWDAMRPAYQNVLNGEATPVEAARKMQSDAIKKIKEMNE, from the coding sequence ATGGCCGGCGTCGTCCTGCGAAATCTGGTGAAAAGCTACGGTAAGGGGAAGCCGGTCCTCAAGAACGTGAATCTGGAGATCGGGGACCGGGAGTTCATGGTCCTCGTCGGTCCATCGGGCTGTGGGAAATCGACGGTTCTCCGGGTGATTTCCGGGCTTGAGGATGTGGACGGGGGAGAGGTGCGGATCGACGATCGCCTGGTGAACGGCGTCCCCCCCAGAGAGAGGGACGTGGCGATGGTCTTCCAGAACTACGCCCTCTACCCGCACATGACCGTGTACGAGAACATCGCCTTCGGCCTCCGGGTCCGCGGCTTCGGCCGCGACGAGATCGACAAACTCGTTCGGGAGGCGGCGGAGGTCCTGAACCTGTCGCCCTTCCTGGCGAAGCTCCCCAAGCAGCTCTCCGGCGGCGAGCGCCAACGGGTCGCCCTCGGCCGGGCGATCGTCCGCAAGCCGAAGGTCTTCCTCTTCGACGAGCCCCTTTCCAACCTGGACGCCAAGCTGCGCGTGCAGATGCGCGCCGAGATCAGCGCGCTCCACAGGCGCCTCCGGATCACCACCGTCTACGTGACCCACGACCAGGTGGAGGCGATGACGATGGGGGAGAGGATCACGGTGATTCGCTCCGGCGAGATCCAGCAGGTTGCGCGCCCCCTCGATCTCTACCGGCAACCGGCGAACCGTTTCGTCGCCGAGTTCATCGGGTCCCCGCCGATGAACATCCTTCCCGTCCTTTGGGACGGGGAATCGATGACGGTGGCCGGAGTGAAAATCGATCTTCGCGGGGAGCGTCTCGGCCTGCCGGAGGAACTCCGGGGAAAGGGTGTCCTCCTCGGCGTGCGACCGGAGAAGGTCGAGGTTTTCGCCGGAGGGGGCGGCGTGCCGGCGCAGATCGATCTGGTGGAGCCGATGGGGGGGGAATCGAACATCTACCTGCGCGTGGAGGGGAAGCGCGTGATCGCCCGCATCGAGGGGGACACGCCGCTCCGCGCCGGCGAGGAGGCCTCGATCCGGTTCCCCGTTTCGGAGGCGCACTTTTTCCACGGCGAGACCGGTGTCCGTATCGGCCGCTCCGGCGAAAGCGAGACGATCGCCGCGCCCGCCGCGCCGCCCCCGCCGCCCGAGGAAGAGACGCGCCGCCGCGCGCCGGCCGCTCCCTCCGAGGGGCCGCCCCGGCGGAAGAGGGTCGCGTTGTGGTGGGCCATCGGCGTCACGGCGGTTCTGGCGGTGCTCCTCGGTTTCTACTTCGGCGGCCGGAGTGGTGGGGGAAGATCCGCCGCCGGCCCGGGCGAAGCGGTGGAGATCACGATCTGGCAGATGATGGATCCGCCCGAGAAGGCGCTTTTCGAGGAACTGGTGTACGAGTTCACCCGCGCCCATCCGAACTGGACCATCTCTCAAACCCATTTCGCGCCGGATAACCTCCGCACCCAGTTCCTCACCTCGGCGCTCGGCGGCGGCGGCCCGGAGATCATCTACGGTCCCTCCGACCAGGTGGGTCCCCTCTCCACGGCGGAGACGATCCTCCCCATCGACGAGGTTTTCTCCGACGAGTTTCTCGGCCAGTTCATCCCCCTCGCCTTCGACACGTTGAACGGGCACGTCTGGCAGTTGCCGGCCCGGGTCGGGAACCACCTGACCCTCCTCTACAACCGGGAGATGCTCGCCGAGCCGCCGGCGACCCTGAGAGATCTGGTTCGCGTCGCCCGGGAGCTGACGATCGACACCAACGGCGACGGCGCGCCGGATCGCTACGGCCTTGTCTTCAACATCAAAGAGCCCTTCTGGCTCGTCCCCTTTCTCGGCGCGTGGGGGGGATGGGTGATGGACCGGGAATACCGTCCCACCCTGGACACGCCCGCCATGGTCGGCGCCCTCCGTTTCCTCCAGGAGATGCGGCGGGGGAAGAAGATCATGCCCGAGGACTGCAACTATGAAGTCGCCCACACACTCTTCCAGGAGAAGAAGGCGGCGATGCTGATCAACGGCCCCTGGTCCTGGCGCGGCTACGAGGAGGCGGGAGTCGATTTCGGCCTCGCGCCGATTCCGAAGAACGACGAGACCGGATACTGGCCGTCGCCCATGATCTCCAGCGTCGGTTACAGCGTGAACGCCAACGTGAAACCGGAGAAGCTGGAGCGGGTGAAGGAACTCCTCGACTATCTCACCTCTCCGGAGGTGCAGATCCGTTACGTCGAGCGGCTCTGGACCATCCCGACCCGGAAGGCGGCGCTGGAGGACCCGAAGGTGCAATCCCACCCGAGGGTCGCCGATTCCTGGGAGCAGTACCGCCACGGCCGTCGTATGCCGGTCGTGACGGAGATGCGGGCGATCTGGGACGCCATGCGCCCCGCCTATCAGAACGTGTTGAACGGCGAGGCGACGCCGGTGGAGGCGGCGCGGAAGATGCAGTCGGACGCGATCAAGAAGATCAAGGAAATGAACGAGTAA